The following nucleotide sequence is from Labeo rohita strain BAU-BD-2019 chromosome 3, IGBB_LRoh.1.0, whole genome shotgun sequence.
CTTCACACGCCGATGCCATTGCAGAAAGAGGAGGAGTCCCGAGCAGATCAGTGATCAGATCCAACTGAGAGAAAAAGAATGGAGAAACCAAGTGAGAATGAAGACTCTTTAAATTTACTACTTTTAGTGTTTGTGTATATGACtctcttaatgtttttttaaacaagtctctaATGCACACCAAAGTTgcattgtaaaataatgtaaaatattgttacaaatttaaaatgactcttttgaatgcattataaaattttatttatttctgtgatgcaaagctgaatgttcagcatcattacttcagtgtcacatgatccttcagaaatcattctaatatgctgatttggtccAATTGTGGTCAGTTTAAAGCATgaatataagtattaatttctttcaaaaatgttactgatcctaaactttcgaacggtagtgtacatcaTTACCTGTTGTATGGGGCTCTGAGCCTGGAAAAGAATACGCCTGCCCAGCAACTCTGCGAAGATGCAGCCTACAGACCAGACATCGATCGATGAAGTGTAATGCTGGCATCCCATCAGAACCTCCGGAGCACGGTAATACTGCGTCACCACCTCCTGCGTCATGTGACGAGAAGGATCCGGCTCCTCCACTCGCGCCAGGCCAAAGTCACAAATCTAAATGGAAGGAAAAGTGACATTTCTCACTTTGCCATATTTGACAGTTCTTTTGTCCATTTTATGATGTGATTGAGCAAACATTTGATGTATGTTGCATGTGCAGTGTGGTACCTTAAGCAGACAGTTGCTGTTGACCAGCAGGTTCCCTGGTTTGATGTCTCTGTGCAGAATGCCCGCAGAATGCAGGTACTTCAGCcctaagagaaaaaaaaaaaaaaagagaggccATAAGAGCAACTGGCAGGAAGGACAACACTAACATATCATACAACCAAACGCCAACTTTCCAGATTAGGGAACTAATACTTCCTGCACTTGCTAATACCAACATCCGTGATGTTAAGAGGTGCTTTACCTCCACTAGTGCATGTCATTGATGAAGTTGAAAGGGaagtacaaaaaacaaaataaaaggaaatatCTAAAGGATCTGGTGCTTTCCCATAAGAATAAACTTaccatgaattataaaaatatatatatatacatactttacaattcaaagtttggggttgatatgatttttcattaaagaaattaatagttttattcaacaTGActcaaactgatcaaaagtgacagtaaaaaaaaaaacttccatttcaaatacatgctgttcttttaaactttatatttatcatataaTCCTACAAAAGGATcaaagtttccacaaaaatatgaataatgttataaatgtttattaaacaaattcataataataagaaatgtttcttccaagttccaaatcagcatattagaatgatttctgaaggatcatgtgacattgaagaccagagtaatgatgctgaaaattcagctttgccaccaaaggaataaattattaaaatatattaatatagaagcTGCACAGTTTAAACTGCAATCATGTTTCacattattgctgttttactttacaccttaccaaccccaaacttctgaaaaCTAGTGTATCAAATAAATCCTTacctaaaataatttacaaaaatgaccgCAATGGACAAGCACCAATAAGATGATATGACAAACCTGTGGGTAAATTACTCTTACTTTCCGCTAACAGTGTGGAAtcatttgcacaacatttcaTGTACGTGATATCGGATTTTGATAATTGAGGCATTTCACAAGTGTGATTccattaatattagtattgtcACCCCTACTCCAGATTCATTATAAACGTAAATACAGCCTCAGATAGAAGAAGATTCATCAGACTCTCATCGGCAACAAGAGTAAAAATTGCCCCAAACAAGATTAACAGTTCAGTGGGATTTTgctaacaaattttattttcagaacatAAGATTAAAGCTTCCCAGGCCGATTACAAGGTCAAAGATAATCCCATTCTGCAACGCAGGCACAAAACACATCAATCTTTCATCTGTCCTGATTAAATACTCCAGATTcccaacaaaaaaataaaaaggaagaagaaaaaaaaaaaaaaaaaaaaaaaaaaaaagtgtaatccAAAAGTGACATATGCCATGTGAACTCACCCCTGAGTATCTGGTAGAGGAACACCTTGATGTGATCGGTGGTGAGAGGCTGAGGGGAAACGATGACTTTATGTAGGTCACTCTGCATGAGCTCAGTGATCACGTATCTACACCACAGACCCAGTTAAGAAAACAACTGACCTGCAAAACATCTACAGACATAATAACTAATACTATGAGGgggtaaagaaaaaaaaaaaaaaaaaaaaagaaaccagcCGTAACTTCTGCATATgcatattatatacacacacatctgCATATTATATACACACCCATCATtcattatccttgtggggattCTCTAAAGGTGCAATGATTTTTATACTGtccactgtattttctatccccttaccctaacccttacagaaaatattctgtatttttacattcttaaaactcattctgtatgatttataagcttgtttccctACAGGGACTGCAATTTAGTCCCCAGgagtctgtgtgtattcaggtttaggtcCCCACCAGGATATAAGAACAAGAcccccccccccacacacacacacattaaggaattattttttcaagttttcctTGAATCTTTGCATTTTGCACTTTCTAACACAGTTACTGGCAAATTTACTCGCCAAAGCTAATTTTCACTTGTGTTTGGCGCTTGGCAAGGTGTTAATTTTAAACCTTGGATGCAAACCAGGACATTGACAAATTAATAAGCGCAAAAACAGCTTCACATTATGCcaaagttaaaaacaaacaaacaaaaaaaaacaagctagcCCGCGctgtaaaaattaatattataaagaCTGCAAAAGTTCCACATTCTAAATTTTGAGCCACTGCAAAACAGACAATAGATACATGTACACATTCAATATTAAAACATCAAGTTGCTTTGCAAACTGCAATCAACTAAAGTCTTTACACTCTATTTTCCCTAGTCTTTACATGTTTAGGTCATGTTCTGGTCTGCCATTACTCCATGTCTGCCACTTTCACACTGATAGCATAAAGCACAACTCTGACAGACATGCAAATACTGCGACTGCGGTTTAACGTTATACCAGCTGTCGGTTGACATATACTGTCAAATACTCCTAATGGAAACAAACCaactacttaaagggatagttcacacctAAATTAAAGTTTCATTAGTTTTAATGCAGAAgaggatattttgaagaaaggctgccggtagccattgacttctatagtaTTCTTTCCCCATACTAAAGaaatcaatggctaccagcaactgtttggttaccatcATTCCTCAAAATATCTTTCTTCCGATGAATAACTTTCTTCAGATGAATCCACCGCTGAAGAAAGTTTGATTACCATTGTGTTTACTTGTGTGGTTTATGAAACTTTGGGGGTCCTATATACTTGCATTATATGGACTCACAAAGACAGGATCGATTCTTTTTCTACaaatctgaagaaagaaatgagtaaacaatgagagaattttcatttttgggcagaACATCCCTTAAATCCCCTCAGCATTAAGgcatgaataaaataaagttaaaacgtATCAGAGAGGAACAATTTCAGGTGAAATGGGAGTCTGAAGGATACATCTCCTCAAAGCAGTCGATTTGTGGAGGTTGGAGGATGTCGAGGGCAGACAGCACCTGCCAAAGCAAGTTCCCATCATTACAAAAAGCATGCAATCAAGTTACAAAAccctaaaaacacacacacttctttTCTCAATAAATCTATTAGTTTCCTCCATCTGCAAAACTTACATTGTCATGTTTAAAGAAACACAGCATCCGGAGTTCCCTGAACACACGTTTGCAGGAGACCAGGTTCTGGAAGACATTCGGCATTTTCTTCAGAGCCACCTTACGCCCATCCCGAGGGTCCGTCACAGACCTATCAATGCAAAAGGACAGCCAGAGTGTGCAATATTTAACACCACTGCCCAAACTTTGGCttcagtaaaattttaattaaactttaaaagggatagttcacccagaaattaaaagGACGCAGGAGCCAGcatttggatttcattaaaaatatcttaatttgtgttctgaagatgaatgaaggtcttatgcgtttggaacaacatgagggtgagtaattaatgacaaaattttaattttttaggtgaactagccctttaagaCATATTGAAAAAGAACTGactttttaaattgcaaacatactttaaaatattactgttcttactgcatttgtaatcaaatatatgcagccttgctgagcataagagacttctttcaaaaatatatattttttaaatcttacagatcccaaacttttaaatggtagtataTCTACATGACAGATGGTCACTTTAAATAAGCATGCTGGGATGACATCAGGACTTACCAGACCACCCCAAATGCACCATAACCAATAGGCCGATCAGGCTCCATTTCAGCAGGACTCGGGACCTCACTTGCTGGGTTACTGTGAGGCTGCGGGATGGCCGCCCCTCCACCTGCGCTGCCCCCGAGAGACGCCGGGTGCCTGGGAGTCCCAGCGGGTGCGTTGGGTCCGGTCGGATTTGGTGTTGTGCTGAGGCCCGTTGAGGTAGTGCCGGTCGTGGTGTTGACACAAAAATACTTGTGGCCTAACTCTGACCCAGGGAACAAGTTACCACACACTGTTGGCCGAGAGGATCCATGGAAAGCCATCCTATGTGAAAACAAACACAGGTCAGGAACTGTTATTAAACTgacaatagagggtttgcacttatatCACGAATTGGCCAGTTACACGGATGCGTAGCCATACTGGCGATATtcgaatgtaaacaacagcatcgactgcacagttaatgtactactgaatatgttgttctgctaatttacgCTGTCTAAATCACGGAAAAACATATGGGAGCGGcaaaatcatatagagaaggacatagtaagcaggaaagggcgcaatattctGACAAACTACAGatacatacaaataattaagatattagcctaatatttcacctacctgactggaaattgTATTACAAACACAAATGGTGTCAAGaatcttgccctggaaatcctggttcagtttggccaaccacaaacgccttttgttccttactgtttgcactcttctccttgatttgacaataattgaccattttcagcagcaataattagctaaatatgcaagtttcgttcggttcagtgcCACCAACATGGCCGACCGATGACACGTTGTGAAAGCACACTATTCTGTTATTATCAGAAAAACGCTGATAACCATATGGTTTCAGTTCTCATTGATTTCCATTGTATTTGTGTCCATACAACAGAAGTTAATGGGAACTGCAACTGTTCAGTTAccaacatacatttaaatacacgtAAAACTGTttaccacagaaaaaaagagagtcATACAGATATGGAGTGACATAAAGATGAgtaaattgacagaattttcacttttgggtgaaataGCCCTTTAAATTGATGATCTGCAGCCCAAAAGTAGTTTAATAAAACCACACATTTCTCAATTATGAGACTAAGCTGACAGAAACTCCCCACTAAATTTTCTCATTCAAATGTCATTTGACACTTTGCAACACTGGTTCTCATATATCATTACCAAACCTCAAGTCTGAATATGTGGGGatgtaaaataacattcaaaatCGGCATTGCAGTTTCCAGTGAATTATACCTtttgtttttgactcaaaagaCTTGTAATGTAGCATGGAAATAGCTTGTCATTTTGGGTACTTAAAACGTAGTCACAAAAGttttaaatgacacattttagatattatacatttaaatgcaactatttctatttctttcAGCAATGCTGTATGTACAGTCGTGATGGCACTACGCTAATTTCTTAAGGTGAAGACTTCCTCAACAGATAACCAgtccaaaaataattaggttaCAAACATAAAGGTACAGTAAACAAACTACTGAACTTAAACATGggtaaatattgagaaatccAAACAAGTTGAGCTAGTGTTCAATTCCTACAGCCGCATTGCAACAGTGCAGCTCACTCAGAAACTAGACCAAATGCATGCCAAAGGTTGATGTACTTTAATCATGCGCTCGGTCGGTGATCTGACAGCGCATTTCTCCGTAATATCAGTGCGATTAGCATGCAAAACACTTGTGCTTGCAACACGTCTGGAAAGTTCGCATCAGTCTTGTTCCTCATCTTTGTTCGCAAGCTGCTCTTTCCTCTATATATCGAAGCTAACAAGCTACATTGCAATGACACAACTCGTCACAAGGTGAATATTTAAGCTGCTAAAAGCTCTTCCACACACCACAGCAGCCTGCATACATATTATTTCAATCTTATACATTTCTGGTTTAGTTCTGTATCATTTCAAGGCAGTTAACTCTAATAATAATGTAGCTAACGCGACCTCACCAGCTGTTACCTCCGGCTAGCTAGCTAATTAATCTGCTCCGTGACCTATATATGATGTTTATATGCACAAATGATCTATTTCACAGCGAAAATGATCACATAAAGTGAATATAATCCAACCTAATGCACACAGAAACGCATACGTGCGTTGTAACTCGAAATACAGGCCGATAGTGTAGGTTTATTGGCTACAGATGTTTGTAAAGTTAGCTTTAGCACAGCGGCTAACCTCTCGGAGCTGATGGCAGCGGCGGCGGAGCTCAAATCTTCATGACGGATGCTGGCGGATCGCAGCGCTCTCCCTGCATTTCTGCTCGCTTTATATTCCTTCTGCTGCAGCTGATCCCAAATCTGAACTGTCTCGCCGTGTTCCTCTCTCTCTGATCTGGAAATCAGCTGTTGGAAATAGCGGTAGTGAGGGAGAAGGAGGAGTTGAAAGAGGGGGATGGAGTGAAAGAAAGGAGGGATGAGTGTATGGGGGTGGGGAGGACCACCGGTGTCAACAATGCGAGGGGCACAGTTTAACCGTTCACTGTCTTGTGCTAATAATACACTCATGGTGCAAATTACAGAGCTTGAAACTTTTACAAGATCAACGAAAGCAGCTTAACATTCCGGAAATATTAGTTACGAAAGGTTTACTATAATTTGAGACTATAAAATTGTGATATGCACAAGTGTCATCACTTGTCACTTTGTCTTTGTGTGAtgctattgttatttatttattggtaacATGTTAAAAAGGTTGAGCTGtcgtgtaaaaaaaaaaaaagtcaaataatatttgtatgttCTCCTGCCACGCTAAAAGGTCCcattataattgtataaattacaaatatttaaaaaaaatttcattcagttcgattttttttaaacatctgttAAAGCAGCTTAACTTTCGGAAATattattcagatttttcttttttaattgcaaattgTACTCAACAAGACAGGTAACATTCAAACAACATAAGGCACATCCATCATAAATAATACGAATAatcaacataaataataataattacactcACAGAAATAATAGCAACAATaaggggaaagaaaaaaaaacacacaaggaGTAGTTTACTAGAATTTGAGACTATAAAACTGTGTGATGCACAATTATCACCattcgttttatttatttgtttatttattatcttaatttaTAACAGGTTTGACAGGTTAAGCATGATGAAAGATGAAATACACTAGAATTTGAGACTATAAAATTGTGATGCACAATTATcaccatttgttttatttatttatttatttgtgtgtatgtttgtttattattttaatttataagagGTTTGACAGGTTAAGCATGATGAAAGATGAAATAAACTAGAATTTGAGACTATAAAACTGTGTGATGCACAATTATCACCattcgttttatttatttatttatttgtttgtatgtttattttcttaatttataaCAGGTTTAACAGGTTAAGCATGATGAATGATGAAATAAACTAGAATTTGAGACTATAAAACTGTGTGATGCACAATTATCACCattcgttttatttatttgtttgtttatttattatcttaatttaTAACAGGTTTAACAGGTTAAGCATGATGAATGATGAAATAAACTAGAATTTGAGACTATAAAATTGTGATGCACAATTATCACCattcgttttatttatttatttatttgtttgtatgtttgtttattattttaatttataagagGTTTGACAGGTTAAGCATGATGAAAGATGAAATAAACTAGAATTTGAGACTATAAAACTGTGTGATCCACAATTATCACGattcgttttatttatttatttattatcttttcTTAATTTATAACAGGTTTGACAGGTTAAGCATGATGAATGCAGTTAATACTACAAtttgtgcaaataaaataaataaacaaaataatacttgcatgttttcctGCCATGCTGTAAGGTTCCATTTTAAttctataaattaaaaattattttaaaaatataaaaaatatatatattttccataaTAAATTGCATAACAGCTCTAAgcaattgtaatatttattcttaaagccttaatatttagtaatatctTCACCAGTTAAACACTTTTTGGAGTTTATGTTGCCTtgccttgttttcattttgcactttttattgtattttattgttttgcacAACACTGCAGTTGATTTGGCAATACAATATTTGCCACGCCAATAACCCAcctgaaaactaaaaattgaAGTTATGTATCAGAGATATGGCAACACTTTACactaaggtgtcatttgttaatattaattaatgtattaactaacatgaacaaacaatgaacaatacatctattacactatttattcatctttgttaatgttagttaataaaaatgcagttgtttgtccgtgttagttcacagtgcattaaataatgtttaaaaaacacaacttgtgtACTTATGACCTCTCCAATagaaaagctttaaaaatatcCAATcttatccatcttatttttcccataagagcagGTGtgaccatttgtaaattttccaTATAGTAAATCTGGCTTCCGGCCTTTCatatccagctatttttagctgtacaaaacagcttgtttttgcaaattagtgtgtctttcaatatttttatatattatcttaattatgaacacactggtctggtttgtagtgcaaactgttttaccttttactgcatgttgttatccTTCTCCTTATTTCCCTATAACagataatgaactggaagtctcacccatagacTACTATAGTATGAAAAAGGCTAGTATAGTATAAAAAACttagtttaacaaaaatttttaaaggggtcattggatgcccattttccacaagttgatatgactctttagggtcttaatgaaaagtctctaatatactttggttaaaaattctcaatggttgtgtaaaacaacaccctttttaccttgccaaaatcagctctgcaaaaatcatcccattctggtcgaggctgctttaaatgcaaatgagatctgcttgccccgcccctctcttctctctgtggagtgacgagcctgtttactttagccgcatttaaccgCTAAAcgttaactagcacattatcagaaaaggcgatcgcaaagattcataaaaaacccttatactcgcttctgctgtaagtgaagctggatcataaaggatttgcacgaacatagacagatatatgtagatcgggaggcgcattcccttcacaaacgtaatccactgcatcttcagcggctcagatgccGGAAATAAAttacgaccactatgttcattattacatccagcaacacaacacctcaatcgctcaattcttgtctaacttgcatccctgctgcggcatcaaaacatggagtttggtctgtgacagctgatctgaggtaagctgctcatgtcaatcaactatcatgggagcgatgtgacgccacaacgacaggcatctgagaatggctcgatttgaaaaaggagatattatttttacagattaattaaaaaccactgcatggatttttatcattatagggtagatttgtacatacactgccaacacacattaatgttcaaacaacatgtaaaagtaaacttagcatccgatgacccctttaaaaatacttactttaataaaagaagtaggatttgtaaaaaaaatgtaatgttacaccttttgcaaaaaatgtctttctctctcccttttCCTTCAAAAGAatcactttttaatttcaaacaatATAGCAACTGTGTATCAAATGCAGCAAATGATATCCCAATAAAGCAAGTGAGACTGCAATTAGTTAAATTCAGTATAATCAGGTGCATGTTCATTATACAGAGATTATTTAGGATAAGAGCACAGCGACACCAACACATATTGGCGTTAAACAAGCATCAACACAAACAGAACTGGAAACATAGGTTACAGATCTTATGCAACATAACCAACATTACTACATCTGTTTAACAtctttagttaaaaaaaaagattaagatCAATGAGAAAAATATCAAAGGAGGCATTGAACAATAGATGCTTTTTTAGTACTCACGTATACTACGtacattacaaatataaatatttcatccTTGTGACCATGATTAAACCCTTTTACAATTCTTCACGGGGATTAATGAGAGGAAATGGCACTGGTATTTGATCCCCTCAAATCTTCAAGTTCTGTTGGACTGATCTCTTACAACAGAGtaaattcatttataaaacatctCTTCTGACTCCAAGATCATGTAGATATGAGCCATTATTATATAAGGAAAGGTTGGGAGGCATAATGTGTCAATTCCTCTTAGTGCTCTACATTCCCCAACACtggatttttttcataatgAACTGGGACAGAACTTAATAACAGCCTACATTTAAAACCAGTGATCTCTCCAATGGGACTTTGCAAGAAAGTGACACCCGAACCAGTCGTCCATCAGATCTTCCTAGGATCTTCTAAACACGTTCAGTCTGTATCCATTAGACCAGATCAAAGCGTACGAGGGAAAAGCAATCCAGTGAGACTTGCAGCTCTGTCTGCACATAAAACTGAGT
It contains:
- the nlk1 gene encoding nemo-like kinase, type 1, whose amino-acid sequence is MAFHGSSRPTVCGNLFPGSELGHKYFCVNTTTGTTSTGLSTTPNPTGPNAPAGTPRHPASLGGSAGGGAAIPQPHSNPASEVPSPAEMEPDRPIGYGAFGVVWSVTDPRDGRKVALKKMPNVFQNLVSCKRVFRELRMLCFFKHDNVLSALDILQPPQIDCFEEIYVITELMQSDLHKVIVSPQPLTTDHIKVFLYQILRGLKYLHSAGILHRDIKPGNLLVNSNCLLKICDFGLARVEEPDPSRHMTQEVVTQYYRAPEVLMGCQHYTSSIDVWSVGCIFAELLGRRILFQAQSPIQQLDLITDLLGTPPLSAMASACEGARAHILRGPHKPPSLSVLYMLSDGATHEAVHLLCRMLVFDPAKRISGSDALSHPYLDEGRLRYHTCMCKCCYSVPSGRVYTRDFEPPADRPFSHNYEQSMHSVWQGKELIHRFITEHQQGKRVPLCINPQSAAFKTFIRSTAWHSSKVSRKEER